A window of Halopseudomonas sabulinigri genomic DNA:
TTCGATGTGGCGGGCGGCGGCGATCCGCTGCTCTGGCAGCACCTGTTCTGGTTGTTCGGCCACCCCGAGGTCTACATCATCTTCCTGCCCGCTGCGGGCATTGTCTCAACCCTGATCCCGGTGTTTGCCCAGCGCCCGCTGGTGGGTTATCGCTGGATAGTGCTGGCGATCATTGTTATGGGCTTCATCAGTTTCGGGCTTTGGGTACACCACATGTTTACCGTCGGCATTCCGCAGCTGGCGTTGGCGTTTTTCTCGATTGCCAGCATGCTGGTGGCGATTCCTACCGCTATTCAGATTTTCGCCTGGCTGGCCACATTGTGGACCGGCAAGGTGGCGTTTCGCCTGCCGATGCTCTGGGTGTGCGGTTTTTTGATGGTGTTTGTAGCCGGCGGCCTGACCGGGGTGATGCTGGCGCTTGTGCCATTCAACTGGCAGGTGCATGACACCCATTTTGTGGTCGCCCATATGCACTATGTACTGGTGGGCGGCATGTTGTTTCCGCTGGTGGCCGGTTTCTACTACTGGCTGCCCCACGTGTCTGGGCGCATGCCCTCGGATACGCTGGGGCGCTGGGGGTTCTGGCTGTTTTTCGGCGGTTTCAACATGACCTTTCTGCTGATGCATCTCACCGGTCTGCTGGGGATGCCACGACGGGTGTACACCTATGACGCCGAGATGGGCTGGGGTTGGCTGAACTTGTTGTCGTCGGTTGGCGGTTTTGTCATGGCCATCGGGGTGGCGGTGATCATTCTGGATATCACGCTGCACTTTCGCTTTGGTCGCAAGGCAGAGTGCAACCCCTGGAACGCAGATACCCTGGAATGGGCCACGCCAATGCCGGCCAGTGCCTACAATTTTGCCAGCCTGCCCGATATCGACACCCGGCATCCGATGTGGGAGCACCCGGATCTGCCGCACACTATTGAACAGGGACACCATGGTTTGGGTGAGGTGATGTACGAGCGGCGCGATATTTTTGGCTCGGACGCCATCACCGGCAGGGTACGCGAGGTGATCCACCTGCCCACCAACTCCTGGCTGCCATTGCAAACCGCAGCGGTGATCGCGGTGGTGTGCATCAGCTTGCTGGTCAAGGCCTATACGGCGGCGTTGATTGCCCTGTGCGGCGTGTTGTTCTTTGCCTTGCGCTGGAGCTGGCATAACGGTGCGCATCCGGTGGCGTCACCGTGGCGCGAGGATGACCCGGTCGATCCGCCCTTGCACTCGCGCACCTTCGACGGTCCAGGCTTGTGGGGCATGGTGGTCAGCCTGATGGCCAACGGCACCCTTTACGTCTCGCTGTTGTTCGGCTGGTTCTACCTGTGGACGGCGGCGCCGCAATGGTCGATGCCCGCGCAAGCGCCAATCAGCCTGTGGCCGCTGCTCGCCAGCGGAGCGGCGCTGGTGCTGGCGGTTGTGGTATATCGCCGCGGCGTGGCGCAGTTGCGCAATGGCAGTGATGCGCCACTGCAGGGCGCGTTGTGGCTGGCAACCGGGCTGGGGGCGCTGCACGTTGGCCTGCTGGTGTGGGTGTTGATCTCAGCGCCGCTGAATCCGGGTGACCTCGCGCATGACGCGGTGCTCACGGTCATGCTCTATTACCTGCTGCTGCATGGAAACCTGGCGTCGATTGTCACTGCGCTGCAGGCACTGCGTGTGCGCATCGGCTACGTCAGCCTGCGGCTGCCCTATGAGCCGGTGGTGGTACAGCCGCTCTGGATTTATACGCTTGGC
This region includes:
- the ctaD gene encoding cytochrome c oxidase subunit I gives rise to the protein MTNRTNQPAEDLHEELERVWGNQPGWRAGSAVNHTTVGLRFLVTGLGFFLVGGLLAMLVRTQLALPEQDIIGPELYNQLFTMHGTVMMFLFAIPVLEGAAMYLIPKMIGTRDLVFPRLSALGYYCYLFGGLIILSSLVLQIAPDAGWFMYTPLSNAEFSPGKGPDFWLLGITFVEISAISAGVELVVSILRTRANGMALNKMPIFCWYILAMALMIIFGFPPLILGSILLELERAAGWVFFDVAGGGDPLLWQHLFWLFGHPEVYIIFLPAAGIVSTLIPVFAQRPLVGYRWIVLAIIVMGFISFGLWVHHMFTVGIPQLALAFFSIASMLVAIPTAIQIFAWLATLWTGKVAFRLPMLWVCGFLMVFVAGGLTGVMLALVPFNWQVHDTHFVVAHMHYVLVGGMLFPLVAGFYYWLPHVSGRMPSDTLGRWGFWLFFGGFNMTFLLMHLTGLLGMPRRVYTYDAEMGWGWLNLLSSVGGFVMAIGVAVIILDITLHFRFGRKAECNPWNADTLEWATPMPASAYNFASLPDIDTRHPMWEHPDLPHTIEQGHHGLGEVMYERRDIFGSDAITGRVREVIHLPTNSWLPLQTAAVIAVVCISLLVKAYTAALIALCGVLFFALRWSWHNGAHPVASPWREDDPVDPPLHSRTFDGPGLWGMVVSLMANGTLYVSLLFGWFYLWTAAPQWSMPAQAPISLWPLLASGAALVLAVVVYRRGVAQLRNGSDAPLQGALWLATGLGALHVGLLVWVLISAPLNPGDLAHDAVLTVMLYYLLLHGNLASIVTALQALRVRIGYVSLRLPYEPVVVQPLWIYTLGVFWMSFAAFVVLPMVWGAG